The Megalobrama amblycephala isolate DHTTF-2021 linkage group LG7, ASM1881202v1, whole genome shotgun sequence genome window below encodes:
- the cracdlb gene encoding mucin-17 isoform X2 produces the protein MTLSLYIYAIKLVSNNLDKNMDSSSGEMDKNGEEVTGRKKSRFKQLKTRFFGKLKKKESEGLIKQSQSASDITAPGSRREVYDSEDEISYPQCLSSRALSHDSIFFTDQTQSTEPTRVLSQENVHGKIKALQLKLQQQNLHLGPPPMLIPGKRTEDSGTTSEDDGLPCSPPETSFHERVMHGAVYKYPESQKHLSSLSLAGTGSEEEEQGDPFQPSSRPLSPVSKQPIISPTTASTTPTSGVDFSSPTCYTARLDNSAARHRMSVKPRNQRASSRGNRVPTVSLSPRYHSESISDLDNVLSEEEDDDETMTITETVHHRLSSSPTSDLKEKPTSPEPTATTPATSVQNQEENPNRTEIHFPSLGAEILKSEESPESEGRVTTNPLYLQPMPMSLSSSGPPSPLGLPESIQPSREIESLRAHSPILTQDTNDTQIQTTENLTCGTDTKESTQEEASFRLFPAPLPRITKPKMETRSPPSPKGAMEASTKPWEAGVESAPEPVDRMQFFIASGKNHSKTTSETVTKQNEGHLKGAPGIKTQSNKPNLESQKDEARETKPTEFQSFLRQTQDKKSFRKEVTPPIMSKPTTGTSLKKTDTATEHVETEKLEKPEDRKNTFGVQLRTTSLSLKYRSEVSKIKDETKRYSLESNTALGVSEEHAGKAETFRNMCDGNSKSKHSVPKKQDSQSLECQLAAQDSEYGRPSIQNTTGATKESVSEPGWMSLAREKTKAYHPLLSRLTTNHSPVHPSPLIAPPAQLPKPALQPKAQPLTTALHPLKTQHTLNTPIQPASQRLPTKPAPSGTKDKQDNGRNCTAEDDTIKRAASSNKMDGNAKSITPNTETLTDTSELPATSPPDVSQQQQPPRSDGAQPSWMELAKRKSLAWSDKTLE, from the exons ATGACTCTCTCCCTTTACATCTACGCAATCAAACTCGTGAGCAATAATCTGG ATAAAAACATGGACTCGAGCTCTGgagaaatggacaaaaatggAGAGGAAGTCACAG GAAGGAAGAAGTCACGTTTTAAGCAGCTAAAGACACGTTTCTTTGGGAAACTGAAGAAAAAGGAAAGCGAAGGGCTGATTAAGCAAAGCCAGTCCGCTAGTGACATCACTGCTCCCGGGAGCAGAAGGGAAGTCTACGACTCTGAAGACGAGATTTC GTACCCGCAGTGTCTGAGCTCCAGGGCGCTGTCTCACGATAGCATCTTCTTTACCGATCAGACCCAGTCCACGGAACCAACACGAGTTCTTTCACAAGAGAACGTTCATGGCAAAATTAAGGCCTTACAA TTGAAACTACAGCAACAGAACTTACATCTAGGTCCTCCTCCAATGTTGATTCCTGGTAAACGCACAGAGGACTCAGGAACCACTTCAGAGGACGATGGTTTACCGTGCAGTCCACCTGAAACGTCCTTCCATGAGCGAGTGATGCATGGAGCTGTTTACAAG TATCCTGAATCTCAGAAACATCTGAGCTCTCTGAGTTTAGCAGGAACGGGAAGTGAAGAAGAGGAACAG GGCGATCCTTTCCAGCCATCATCAAGGCCTCTATCCCCAGTCTCCAAACAGCCAATCATCTCCCCCACCACAGCCTCGACCACACCCACTTCAGGAGTTGACTTCAGCAGCCCTACATGTTACACGGCCAGGCTGGATAACTCGGCTGCCCGTCATCGCATGTCAGTCAAACCGAGGAACCAACGAGCCAGCTCAAGAGGAAACAGAGTGCCAACG GTATCTCTTTCTCCCAGGTATCATTCAGAAAGCATCAGTGATTTGGACAATGTTCTATCtgaggaggaggatgatgatgaaACCATGACAATCACTGAGACGGTGCACCATCGCTTGTCTTCCTCTCCAACTTCGGATCTAAAAGAGAAACCCACCTCCCCAGAGCCTACAGCGACAACTCCTGCAACGTCAGTGCAGAACCAGGAGGAGAACCCCAACAGAACTGAAATTCATTTCCCATCTCTAGGTGCTGAAATCCTGAAGTCAGAAGAATCTCCTGAATCTGAGGGAAGAGTCACCACAAATCCTCTTTATTTGCAGCCCATGCCCATGTCCTTGAGCTCCTCAGGTCCACCATCACCTTTAGGACTTCCAGAATCTATACAACCATCAAGAGAAATAGAGTCATTAAGAGCCCATTCCCCTATCCTGACACAAGATACAAACGACACCCAGATTCAGACGACTGAGAATCTTACGTGTGGAACAGACACAAAGGAAAGCACTCAAGAGGAAGCATCATTTAGACTGTTTCCTGCACCTCTGCCTCGCATCACAAAGCCTAAAATGGAAACAAGAAGCCCTCCGTCTCCAAAAGGAGCCATGGAGGCCTCAACAAAACCTTGGGAAGCTGGAGTGGAAAGTGCACCTGAACCGGTTGACAGGATGCAGTTTTTCATTGCATCTGGAAAGAATCACTCCAAAACAACAAGTGAGACTGTGACAAAGCAGAATGAGGGACATTTGAAAGGTGCTCCAGGAATCAAGACCCAATCCAACAAACCCAACCTAGAGTCGCAGAAAGATGAAGCGAGAGAAACGAAACCAACAGAGTTTCAGAGTTTCCTCCGTCAAACGCAAGATAAAAAAAGTTTTCGTAAAGAAGTAACACCTCCTATTATGTCCAAACCAACAACAGGAACCAGTCTTAAGAAGACAGATACTGCTACAGAACATGTGGAAACAGAGAAACTAGAGAAACCTGAAGACAGGAAGAATACTTTTGGGGTGCAGCTCCGCACAACCTCTCTGTCGCTGAAATATCGCTCTGAGGTTTCCAAAATTAAGGATGAAACCAAACGGTACAGTTTAGAGTCTAATACAGCACTAGGTGTCTCAGAAGAGCATGCTGGGAAAGCAGAAACCTTCAGAAATATGTGTGATGGCAATTCCAAGAGTAAACACAGTGTTCCCAAAAAACAAGATTCACAGAGCCTGGAGTGTCAGCTTGCTGCCCAAGACAGTGAGT atGGAAGACCATCTATCCAAAATACAACAGGAGCAACTAAAGAGTCAGTGTCTGAGCCAGGCTGGATGAGTCTAGCCAGAGAGAAGACCAAGGCTTACCACCCATTATTGAGCAGATTGACCACAAATCACTCACCAGTCCACCCTTCACCTCTAATAGCACCTCCTGCACAGCTTCCCAAACCAGCCTTACAGCCTAAAGCACAGCCGCTGACCACTGCGCTTCATCCTCTGAAAACACagcacacactgaacacaccaATCCAGCCGGCCTCACAGAGACTTCCTACTAAACCAGCACCTAGTGGAACAAAAGACAAGCAG GACAATGGTAGGAACTGTACAGCAGAAGATGACACAATAAAGAGAGCAGCATCCTCCAACAAGATGGATGGGAATGCAAAATCCATCACACCTAACACAGAAA CACTTACCGACACATCTGAGCTTCCAGCAACATCACCGCCGGACGTctctcagcagcagcagccgcCACGGTCAGATGGAGCTCAGCCGTCCTGGATGGAGCTTGCCAAGAGGAAGTCTTTAGCTTGGAGTGACAAAACTTTAGAATGA
- the cracdlb gene encoding mucin-17 isoform X4, producing MDSSSGEMDKNGEEVTGRKKSRFKQLKTRFFGKLKKKESEGLIKQSQSASDITAPGSRREVYDSEDEISYPQCLSSRALSHDSIFFTDQTQSTEPTRVLSQENVHGKIKALQLKLQQQNLHLGPPPMLIPGKRTEDSGTTSEDDGLPCSPPETSFHERVMHGAVYKYPESQKHLSSLSLAGTGSEEEEQGDPFQPSSRPLSPVSKQPIISPTTASTTPTSGVDFSSPTCYTARLDNSAARHRMSVKPRNQRASSRGNRVPTVSLSPRYHSESISDLDNVLSEEEDDDETMTITETVHHRLSSSPTSDLKEKPTSPEPTATTPATSVQNQEENPNRTEIHFPSLGAEILKSEESPESEGRVTTNPLYLQPMPMSLSSSGPPSPLGLPESIQPSREIESLRAHSPILTQDTNDTQIQTTENLTCGTDTKESTQEEASFRLFPAPLPRITKPKMETRSPPSPKGAMEASTKPWEAGVESAPEPVDRMQFFIASGKNHSKTTSETVTKQNEGHLKGAPGIKTQSNKPNLESQKDEARETKPTEFQSFLRQTQDKKSFRKEVTPPIMSKPTTGTSLKKTDTATEHVETEKLEKPEDRKNTFGVQLRTTSLSLKYRSEVSKIKDETKRYSLESNTALGVSEEHAGKAETFRNMCDGNSKSKHSVPKKQDSQSLECQLAAQDSEYGRPSIQNTTGATKESVSEPGWMSLAREKTKAYHPLLSRLTTNHSPVHPSPLIAPPAQLPKPALQPKAQPLTTALHPLKTQHTLNTPIQPASQRLPTKPAPSGTKDKQDNGRNCTAEDDTIKRAASSNKMDGNAKSITPNTETLTDTSELPATSPPDVSQQQQPPRSDGAQPSWMELAKRKSLAWSDKTLE from the exons ATGGACTCGAGCTCTGgagaaatggacaaaaatggAGAGGAAGTCACAG GAAGGAAGAAGTCACGTTTTAAGCAGCTAAAGACACGTTTCTTTGGGAAACTGAAGAAAAAGGAAAGCGAAGGGCTGATTAAGCAAAGCCAGTCCGCTAGTGACATCACTGCTCCCGGGAGCAGAAGGGAAGTCTACGACTCTGAAGACGAGATTTC GTACCCGCAGTGTCTGAGCTCCAGGGCGCTGTCTCACGATAGCATCTTCTTTACCGATCAGACCCAGTCCACGGAACCAACACGAGTTCTTTCACAAGAGAACGTTCATGGCAAAATTAAGGCCTTACAA TTGAAACTACAGCAACAGAACTTACATCTAGGTCCTCCTCCAATGTTGATTCCTGGTAAACGCACAGAGGACTCAGGAACCACTTCAGAGGACGATGGTTTACCGTGCAGTCCACCTGAAACGTCCTTCCATGAGCGAGTGATGCATGGAGCTGTTTACAAG TATCCTGAATCTCAGAAACATCTGAGCTCTCTGAGTTTAGCAGGAACGGGAAGTGAAGAAGAGGAACAG GGCGATCCTTTCCAGCCATCATCAAGGCCTCTATCCCCAGTCTCCAAACAGCCAATCATCTCCCCCACCACAGCCTCGACCACACCCACTTCAGGAGTTGACTTCAGCAGCCCTACATGTTACACGGCCAGGCTGGATAACTCGGCTGCCCGTCATCGCATGTCAGTCAAACCGAGGAACCAACGAGCCAGCTCAAGAGGAAACAGAGTGCCAACG GTATCTCTTTCTCCCAGGTATCATTCAGAAAGCATCAGTGATTTGGACAATGTTCTATCtgaggaggaggatgatgatgaaACCATGACAATCACTGAGACGGTGCACCATCGCTTGTCTTCCTCTCCAACTTCGGATCTAAAAGAGAAACCCACCTCCCCAGAGCCTACAGCGACAACTCCTGCAACGTCAGTGCAGAACCAGGAGGAGAACCCCAACAGAACTGAAATTCATTTCCCATCTCTAGGTGCTGAAATCCTGAAGTCAGAAGAATCTCCTGAATCTGAGGGAAGAGTCACCACAAATCCTCTTTATTTGCAGCCCATGCCCATGTCCTTGAGCTCCTCAGGTCCACCATCACCTTTAGGACTTCCAGAATCTATACAACCATCAAGAGAAATAGAGTCATTAAGAGCCCATTCCCCTATCCTGACACAAGATACAAACGACACCCAGATTCAGACGACTGAGAATCTTACGTGTGGAACAGACACAAAGGAAAGCACTCAAGAGGAAGCATCATTTAGACTGTTTCCTGCACCTCTGCCTCGCATCACAAAGCCTAAAATGGAAACAAGAAGCCCTCCGTCTCCAAAAGGAGCCATGGAGGCCTCAACAAAACCTTGGGAAGCTGGAGTGGAAAGTGCACCTGAACCGGTTGACAGGATGCAGTTTTTCATTGCATCTGGAAAGAATCACTCCAAAACAACAAGTGAGACTGTGACAAAGCAGAATGAGGGACATTTGAAAGGTGCTCCAGGAATCAAGACCCAATCCAACAAACCCAACCTAGAGTCGCAGAAAGATGAAGCGAGAGAAACGAAACCAACAGAGTTTCAGAGTTTCCTCCGTCAAACGCAAGATAAAAAAAGTTTTCGTAAAGAAGTAACACCTCCTATTATGTCCAAACCAACAACAGGAACCAGTCTTAAGAAGACAGATACTGCTACAGAACATGTGGAAACAGAGAAACTAGAGAAACCTGAAGACAGGAAGAATACTTTTGGGGTGCAGCTCCGCACAACCTCTCTGTCGCTGAAATATCGCTCTGAGGTTTCCAAAATTAAGGATGAAACCAAACGGTACAGTTTAGAGTCTAATACAGCACTAGGTGTCTCAGAAGAGCATGCTGGGAAAGCAGAAACCTTCAGAAATATGTGTGATGGCAATTCCAAGAGTAAACACAGTGTTCCCAAAAAACAAGATTCACAGAGCCTGGAGTGTCAGCTTGCTGCCCAAGACAGTGAGT atGGAAGACCATCTATCCAAAATACAACAGGAGCAACTAAAGAGTCAGTGTCTGAGCCAGGCTGGATGAGTCTAGCCAGAGAGAAGACCAAGGCTTACCACCCATTATTGAGCAGATTGACCACAAATCACTCACCAGTCCACCCTTCACCTCTAATAGCACCTCCTGCACAGCTTCCCAAACCAGCCTTACAGCCTAAAGCACAGCCGCTGACCACTGCGCTTCATCCTCTGAAAACACagcacacactgaacacaccaATCCAGCCGGCCTCACAGAGACTTCCTACTAAACCAGCACCTAGTGGAACAAAAGACAAGCAG GACAATGGTAGGAACTGTACAGCAGAAGATGACACAATAAAGAGAGCAGCATCCTCCAACAAGATGGATGGGAATGCAAAATCCATCACACCTAACACAGAAA CACTTACCGACACATCTGAGCTTCCAGCAACATCACCGCCGGACGTctctcagcagcagcagccgcCACGGTCAGATGGAGCTCAGCCGTCCTGGATGGAGCTTGCCAAGAGGAAGTCTTTAGCTTGGAGTGACAAAACTTTAGAATGA
- the cracdlb gene encoding mucin-17 isoform X1 produces MTLSLYIYAIKLVSNNLADKNMDSSSGEMDKNGEEVTGRKKSRFKQLKTRFFGKLKKKESEGLIKQSQSASDITAPGSRREVYDSEDEISYPQCLSSRALSHDSIFFTDQTQSTEPTRVLSQENVHGKIKALQLKLQQQNLHLGPPPMLIPGKRTEDSGTTSEDDGLPCSPPETSFHERVMHGAVYKYPESQKHLSSLSLAGTGSEEEEQGDPFQPSSRPLSPVSKQPIISPTTASTTPTSGVDFSSPTCYTARLDNSAARHRMSVKPRNQRASSRGNRVPTVSLSPRYHSESISDLDNVLSEEEDDDETMTITETVHHRLSSSPTSDLKEKPTSPEPTATTPATSVQNQEENPNRTEIHFPSLGAEILKSEESPESEGRVTTNPLYLQPMPMSLSSSGPPSPLGLPESIQPSREIESLRAHSPILTQDTNDTQIQTTENLTCGTDTKESTQEEASFRLFPAPLPRITKPKMETRSPPSPKGAMEASTKPWEAGVESAPEPVDRMQFFIASGKNHSKTTSETVTKQNEGHLKGAPGIKTQSNKPNLESQKDEARETKPTEFQSFLRQTQDKKSFRKEVTPPIMSKPTTGTSLKKTDTATEHVETEKLEKPEDRKNTFGVQLRTTSLSLKYRSEVSKIKDETKRYSLESNTALGVSEEHAGKAETFRNMCDGNSKSKHSVPKKQDSQSLECQLAAQDSEYGRPSIQNTTGATKESVSEPGWMSLAREKTKAYHPLLSRLTTNHSPVHPSPLIAPPAQLPKPALQPKAQPLTTALHPLKTQHTLNTPIQPASQRLPTKPAPSGTKDKQDNGRNCTAEDDTIKRAASSNKMDGNAKSITPNTETLTDTSELPATSPPDVSQQQQPPRSDGAQPSWMELAKRKSLAWSDKTLE; encoded by the exons ATGACTCTCTCCCTTTACATCTACGCAATCAAACTCGTGAGCAATAATCTGG CAGATAAAAACATGGACTCGAGCTCTGgagaaatggacaaaaatggAGAGGAAGTCACAG GAAGGAAGAAGTCACGTTTTAAGCAGCTAAAGACACGTTTCTTTGGGAAACTGAAGAAAAAGGAAAGCGAAGGGCTGATTAAGCAAAGCCAGTCCGCTAGTGACATCACTGCTCCCGGGAGCAGAAGGGAAGTCTACGACTCTGAAGACGAGATTTC GTACCCGCAGTGTCTGAGCTCCAGGGCGCTGTCTCACGATAGCATCTTCTTTACCGATCAGACCCAGTCCACGGAACCAACACGAGTTCTTTCACAAGAGAACGTTCATGGCAAAATTAAGGCCTTACAA TTGAAACTACAGCAACAGAACTTACATCTAGGTCCTCCTCCAATGTTGATTCCTGGTAAACGCACAGAGGACTCAGGAACCACTTCAGAGGACGATGGTTTACCGTGCAGTCCACCTGAAACGTCCTTCCATGAGCGAGTGATGCATGGAGCTGTTTACAAG TATCCTGAATCTCAGAAACATCTGAGCTCTCTGAGTTTAGCAGGAACGGGAAGTGAAGAAGAGGAACAG GGCGATCCTTTCCAGCCATCATCAAGGCCTCTATCCCCAGTCTCCAAACAGCCAATCATCTCCCCCACCACAGCCTCGACCACACCCACTTCAGGAGTTGACTTCAGCAGCCCTACATGTTACACGGCCAGGCTGGATAACTCGGCTGCCCGTCATCGCATGTCAGTCAAACCGAGGAACCAACGAGCCAGCTCAAGAGGAAACAGAGTGCCAACG GTATCTCTTTCTCCCAGGTATCATTCAGAAAGCATCAGTGATTTGGACAATGTTCTATCtgaggaggaggatgatgatgaaACCATGACAATCACTGAGACGGTGCACCATCGCTTGTCTTCCTCTCCAACTTCGGATCTAAAAGAGAAACCCACCTCCCCAGAGCCTACAGCGACAACTCCTGCAACGTCAGTGCAGAACCAGGAGGAGAACCCCAACAGAACTGAAATTCATTTCCCATCTCTAGGTGCTGAAATCCTGAAGTCAGAAGAATCTCCTGAATCTGAGGGAAGAGTCACCACAAATCCTCTTTATTTGCAGCCCATGCCCATGTCCTTGAGCTCCTCAGGTCCACCATCACCTTTAGGACTTCCAGAATCTATACAACCATCAAGAGAAATAGAGTCATTAAGAGCCCATTCCCCTATCCTGACACAAGATACAAACGACACCCAGATTCAGACGACTGAGAATCTTACGTGTGGAACAGACACAAAGGAAAGCACTCAAGAGGAAGCATCATTTAGACTGTTTCCTGCACCTCTGCCTCGCATCACAAAGCCTAAAATGGAAACAAGAAGCCCTCCGTCTCCAAAAGGAGCCATGGAGGCCTCAACAAAACCTTGGGAAGCTGGAGTGGAAAGTGCACCTGAACCGGTTGACAGGATGCAGTTTTTCATTGCATCTGGAAAGAATCACTCCAAAACAACAAGTGAGACTGTGACAAAGCAGAATGAGGGACATTTGAAAGGTGCTCCAGGAATCAAGACCCAATCCAACAAACCCAACCTAGAGTCGCAGAAAGATGAAGCGAGAGAAACGAAACCAACAGAGTTTCAGAGTTTCCTCCGTCAAACGCAAGATAAAAAAAGTTTTCGTAAAGAAGTAACACCTCCTATTATGTCCAAACCAACAACAGGAACCAGTCTTAAGAAGACAGATACTGCTACAGAACATGTGGAAACAGAGAAACTAGAGAAACCTGAAGACAGGAAGAATACTTTTGGGGTGCAGCTCCGCACAACCTCTCTGTCGCTGAAATATCGCTCTGAGGTTTCCAAAATTAAGGATGAAACCAAACGGTACAGTTTAGAGTCTAATACAGCACTAGGTGTCTCAGAAGAGCATGCTGGGAAAGCAGAAACCTTCAGAAATATGTGTGATGGCAATTCCAAGAGTAAACACAGTGTTCCCAAAAAACAAGATTCACAGAGCCTGGAGTGTCAGCTTGCTGCCCAAGACAGTGAGT atGGAAGACCATCTATCCAAAATACAACAGGAGCAACTAAAGAGTCAGTGTCTGAGCCAGGCTGGATGAGTCTAGCCAGAGAGAAGACCAAGGCTTACCACCCATTATTGAGCAGATTGACCACAAATCACTCACCAGTCCACCCTTCACCTCTAATAGCACCTCCTGCACAGCTTCCCAAACCAGCCTTACAGCCTAAAGCACAGCCGCTGACCACTGCGCTTCATCCTCTGAAAACACagcacacactgaacacaccaATCCAGCCGGCCTCACAGAGACTTCCTACTAAACCAGCACCTAGTGGAACAAAAGACAAGCAG GACAATGGTAGGAACTGTACAGCAGAAGATGACACAATAAAGAGAGCAGCATCCTCCAACAAGATGGATGGGAATGCAAAATCCATCACACCTAACACAGAAA CACTTACCGACACATCTGAGCTTCCAGCAACATCACCGCCGGACGTctctcagcagcagcagccgcCACGGTCAGATGGAGCTCAGCCGTCCTGGATGGAGCTTGCCAAGAGGAAGTCTTTAGCTTGGAGTGACAAAACTTTAGAATGA
- the cracdlb gene encoding CRACD-like protein isoform X3 — translation MTLSLYIYAIKLVSNNLADKNMDSSSGEMDKNGEEVTGRKKSRFKQLKTRFFGKLKKKESEGLIKQSQSASDITAPGSRREVYDSEDEISYPQCLSSRALSHDSIFFTDQTQSTEPTRVLSQENVHGKIKALQLKLQQQNLHLGPPPMLIPGKRTEDSGTTSEDDGLPCSPPETSFHERVMHGAVYKYPESQKHLSSLSLAGTGSEEEEQGDPFQPSSRPLSPVSKQPIISPTTASTTPTSGVDFSSPTCYTARLDNSAARHRMSVKPRNQRASSRGNRVPTVSLSPRYHSESISDLDNVLSEEEDDDETMTITETVHHRLSSSPTSDLKEKPTSPEPTATTPATSVQNQEENPNRTEIHFPSLGAEILKSEESPESEGRVTTNPLYLQPMPMSLSSSGPPSPLGLPESIQPSREIESLRAHSPILTQDTNDTQIQTTENLTCGTDTKESTQEEASFRLFPAPLPRITKPKMETRSPPSPKGAMEASTKPWEAGVESAPEPVDRMQFFIASGKNHSKTTSETVTKQNEGHLKGAPGIKTQSNKPNLESQKDEARETKPTEFQSFLRQTQDKKSFRKEVTPPIMSKPTTGTSLKKTDTATEHVETEKLEKPEDRKNTFGVQLRTTSLSLKYRSEVSKIKDETKRYSLESNTALGVSEEHAGKAETFRNMCDGNSKSKHSVPKKQDSQSLECQLAAQDNGRPSIQNTTGATKESVSEPGWMSLAREKTKAYHPLLSRLTTNHSPVHPSPLIAPPAQLPKPALQPKAQPLTTALHPLKTQHTLNTPIQPASQRLPTKPAPSGTKDKQDNGRNCTAEDDTIKRAASSNKMDGNAKSITPNTETLTDTSELPATSPPDVSQQQQPPRSDGAQPSWMELAKRKSLAWSDKTLE, via the exons ATGACTCTCTCCCTTTACATCTACGCAATCAAACTCGTGAGCAATAATCTGG CAGATAAAAACATGGACTCGAGCTCTGgagaaatggacaaaaatggAGAGGAAGTCACAG GAAGGAAGAAGTCACGTTTTAAGCAGCTAAAGACACGTTTCTTTGGGAAACTGAAGAAAAAGGAAAGCGAAGGGCTGATTAAGCAAAGCCAGTCCGCTAGTGACATCACTGCTCCCGGGAGCAGAAGGGAAGTCTACGACTCTGAAGACGAGATTTC GTACCCGCAGTGTCTGAGCTCCAGGGCGCTGTCTCACGATAGCATCTTCTTTACCGATCAGACCCAGTCCACGGAACCAACACGAGTTCTTTCACAAGAGAACGTTCATGGCAAAATTAAGGCCTTACAA TTGAAACTACAGCAACAGAACTTACATCTAGGTCCTCCTCCAATGTTGATTCCTGGTAAACGCACAGAGGACTCAGGAACCACTTCAGAGGACGATGGTTTACCGTGCAGTCCACCTGAAACGTCCTTCCATGAGCGAGTGATGCATGGAGCTGTTTACAAG TATCCTGAATCTCAGAAACATCTGAGCTCTCTGAGTTTAGCAGGAACGGGAAGTGAAGAAGAGGAACAG GGCGATCCTTTCCAGCCATCATCAAGGCCTCTATCCCCAGTCTCCAAACAGCCAATCATCTCCCCCACCACAGCCTCGACCACACCCACTTCAGGAGTTGACTTCAGCAGCCCTACATGTTACACGGCCAGGCTGGATAACTCGGCTGCCCGTCATCGCATGTCAGTCAAACCGAGGAACCAACGAGCCAGCTCAAGAGGAAACAGAGTGCCAACG GTATCTCTTTCTCCCAGGTATCATTCAGAAAGCATCAGTGATTTGGACAATGTTCTATCtgaggaggaggatgatgatgaaACCATGACAATCACTGAGACGGTGCACCATCGCTTGTCTTCCTCTCCAACTTCGGATCTAAAAGAGAAACCCACCTCCCCAGAGCCTACAGCGACAACTCCTGCAACGTCAGTGCAGAACCAGGAGGAGAACCCCAACAGAACTGAAATTCATTTCCCATCTCTAGGTGCTGAAATCCTGAAGTCAGAAGAATCTCCTGAATCTGAGGGAAGAGTCACCACAAATCCTCTTTATTTGCAGCCCATGCCCATGTCCTTGAGCTCCTCAGGTCCACCATCACCTTTAGGACTTCCAGAATCTATACAACCATCAAGAGAAATAGAGTCATTAAGAGCCCATTCCCCTATCCTGACACAAGATACAAACGACACCCAGATTCAGACGACTGAGAATCTTACGTGTGGAACAGACACAAAGGAAAGCACTCAAGAGGAAGCATCATTTAGACTGTTTCCTGCACCTCTGCCTCGCATCACAAAGCCTAAAATGGAAACAAGAAGCCCTCCGTCTCCAAAAGGAGCCATGGAGGCCTCAACAAAACCTTGGGAAGCTGGAGTGGAAAGTGCACCTGAACCGGTTGACAGGATGCAGTTTTTCATTGCATCTGGAAAGAATCACTCCAAAACAACAAGTGAGACTGTGACAAAGCAGAATGAGGGACATTTGAAAGGTGCTCCAGGAATCAAGACCCAATCCAACAAACCCAACCTAGAGTCGCAGAAAGATGAAGCGAGAGAAACGAAACCAACAGAGTTTCAGAGTTTCCTCCGTCAAACGCAAGATAAAAAAAGTTTTCGTAAAGAAGTAACACCTCCTATTATGTCCAAACCAACAACAGGAACCAGTCTTAAGAAGACAGATACTGCTACAGAACATGTGGAAACAGAGAAACTAGAGAAACCTGAAGACAGGAAGAATACTTTTGGGGTGCAGCTCCGCACAACCTCTCTGTCGCTGAAATATCGCTCTGAGGTTTCCAAAATTAAGGATGAAACCAAACGGTACAGTTTAGAGTCTAATACAGCACTAGGTGTCTCAGAAGAGCATGCTGGGAAAGCAGAAACCTTCAGAAATATGTGTGATGGCAATTCCAAGAGTAAACACAGTGTTCCCAAAAAACAAGATTCACAGAGCCTGGAGTGTCAGCTTGCTGCCCAAGACA atGGAAGACCATCTATCCAAAATACAACAGGAGCAACTAAAGAGTCAGTGTCTGAGCCAGGCTGGATGAGTCTAGCCAGAGAGAAGACCAAGGCTTACCACCCATTATTGAGCAGATTGACCACAAATCACTCACCAGTCCACCCTTCACCTCTAATAGCACCTCCTGCACAGCTTCCCAAACCAGCCTTACAGCCTAAAGCACAGCCGCTGACCACTGCGCTTCATCCTCTGAAAACACagcacacactgaacacaccaATCCAGCCGGCCTCACAGAGACTTCCTACTAAACCAGCACCTAGTGGAACAAAAGACAAGCAG GACAATGGTAGGAACTGTACAGCAGAAGATGACACAATAAAGAGAGCAGCATCCTCCAACAAGATGGATGGGAATGCAAAATCCATCACACCTAACACAGAAA CACTTACCGACACATCTGAGCTTCCAGCAACATCACCGCCGGACGTctctcagcagcagcagccgcCACGGTCAGATGGAGCTCAGCCGTCCTGGATGGAGCTTGCCAAGAGGAAGTCTTTAGCTTGGAGTGACAAAACTTTAGAATGA